From Halobacteriovorax sp. GB3, a single genomic window includes:
- a CDS encoding response regulator transcription factor, with the protein MNTMLADKTIWVLEDDQGCQFVYEQTLDLRYQTRYFSSLKDFDAALNDDSIIKPSMLIADLMLDDGNFLNYLTNSHDESVINMPFIIVSSIDDVDALRFCFKEGALDYLTKPFKKNELIVKVENVLTNSGPLNPVPTIDVTGKAVVLDGQEIKSLTIKQRQLLNLFLSSEERSVTRQDILEKVWESTNVHPKTVDVHLYNLRRKLHDYGYMIRSDGGGKWSLLSDRKEV; encoded by the coding sequence ATGAATACGATGTTAGCAGACAAAACAATTTGGGTTTTAGAAGACGATCAGGGATGTCAGTTTGTTTACGAACAGACTCTCGATTTGAGATATCAGACAAGATATTTCTCTTCTCTAAAAGACTTTGATGCTGCGTTAAATGATGATTCAATCATCAAGCCATCAATGCTCATTGCAGACTTAATGCTTGATGATGGGAACTTTCTTAATTATCTAACAAACTCACATGATGAGAGTGTCATCAATATGCCTTTCATTATTGTTTCAAGCATTGATGATGTTGATGCTTTAAGATTTTGTTTTAAAGAAGGTGCACTCGATTACTTGACTAAGCCATTCAAAAAAAATGAGCTGATTGTAAAAGTTGAAAATGTACTTACTAATTCAGGTCCTCTAAATCCAGTTCCTACAATTGATGTTACGGGAAAAGCAGTTGTCCTTGATGGTCAAGAAATTAAAAGTCTTACAATTAAGCAAAGACAGCTATTGAATCTTTTCCTTTCTTCCGAAGAGAGAAGTGTTACAAGACAAGATATTCTCGAAAAAGTATGGGAGAGTACGAATGTTCACCCTAAAACGGTGGATGTTCACTTATATAACCTACGCCGAAAACTGCACGATTATGGATATATGATCCGCTCTGATGGTGGAGGAAAGTGGTCACTTTTATCTGATCGTAAAGAGGTTTAA
- a CDS encoding YbaN family protein, with protein MMISKTKSFIFLALGWICIVLAVIGIFLPLLPTTPFLILAAFLFSKGSERLHAWLLNQKTFGPIIRDWHERGAIKPKAKILSTFLIVTFFSYTLIFVNVALWIKVIVFLTGLAVLGFILSRPNY; from the coding sequence ATGATGATCTCTAAAACTAAAAGTTTCATCTTTCTTGCACTAGGTTGGATCTGCATTGTTCTGGCAGTCATTGGTATTTTTCTTCCCCTCCTTCCAACAACTCCTTTTTTAATATTGGCTGCTTTTCTCTTTTCTAAAGGAAGTGAAAGACTTCATGCGTGGCTATTGAATCAAAAGACATTTGGGCCAATCATCCGAGATTGGCACGAAAGAGGCGCAATTAAGCCGAAAGCAAAAATCCTGTCGACTTTCTTGATTGTGACATTCTTTTCTTATACATTGATTTTCGTTAATGTTGCTCTTTGGATTAAGGTGATTGTCTTTCTAACAGGGCTTGCCGTTCTAGGCTTTATTCTCTCTCGACCAAATTATTGA
- a CDS encoding Type 1 glutamine amidotransferase-like domain-containing protein: MLKLVFYSGGDAKDNTSLDKRLLKLVEKKSPRIAFIPSCSYDSEMYFQDFVSQYRKYGVKKFLHFPIDVPFDAIMLNEVLKSDIIHLSGGNTFYFLFHLRKAKLLSKLKDFVKRGGILTGLSAGGILMTPDIATAGFPEFDRDDNDEGIKNLKSLKLVDFDFFPHYRNSKRYDQELLLHARKSKRPLYACPDGSGIILNRGSLEFVGKCYLFVGNKKIRLS, translated from the coding sequence ATGTTGAAACTTGTTTTCTACAGTGGGGGAGATGCTAAAGATAATACCAGTCTTGATAAAAGACTGTTAAAACTCGTCGAAAAAAAATCTCCAAGAATCGCTTTCATCCCTTCTTGCTCCTATGATAGCGAAATGTATTTTCAGGATTTCGTCTCTCAATATCGAAAATACGGGGTAAAGAAATTTCTCCATTTTCCAATTGATGTTCCTTTCGATGCCATTATGCTTAATGAAGTTTTAAAAAGTGATATTATCCATCTCTCTGGTGGAAATACCTTCTATTTTCTCTTTCATTTACGAAAGGCAAAGCTTCTTTCTAAGCTTAAAGACTTTGTTAAAAGAGGTGGAATCTTAACTGGCCTAAGTGCCGGTGGTATACTTATGACTCCCGACATTGCAACGGCAGGGTTTCCTGAGTTTGATCGAGATGATAATGACGAAGGAATCAAAAATTTAAAATCTTTGAAGCTCGTCGATTTTGACTTTTTTCCACATTATCGTAATTCAAAGCGCTATGATCAAGAGTTGCTATTGCACGCTCGAAAATCGAAACGACCTTTGTATGCTTGTCCTGATGGAAGTGGCATCATTTTAAATAGAGGCTCTCTCGAGTTTGTCGGTAAGTGCTATCTCTTTGTTGGGAATAAAAAAATTAGGCTCTCTTAA
- a CDS encoding 2-hydroxychromene-2-carboxylate isomerase — MNDKVIKYYFDFLSPYSYLSWTWVRENYRQWISSGYSVEFLPVTLAPLITQFETKGPAEIAPKRNYLFKDCLRKAQKRGVRFNIPKLLPFNSLYCLRLALAVEKERQVELINLLFEATWVQSLDMEDEDVLLTLLLENQFDGQALMDKVTDKEIRRELKTNVNEAKKSGAFGVPTFIVGDELFWGDDSKADLELHLFNNDLYNKNQYQQFVTNYPFRGEKE; from the coding sequence ATGAATGATAAAGTGATTAAATATTATTTTGATTTTCTCTCTCCCTATTCTTATTTGAGTTGGACGTGGGTAAGAGAGAATTATAGACAATGGATTTCCTCGGGTTATTCTGTCGAGTTTTTGCCTGTCACTCTTGCTCCTTTAATAACTCAGTTTGAAACAAAGGGGCCCGCTGAGATTGCGCCAAAGAGAAATTATCTTTTTAAAGACTGCTTGCGAAAAGCACAAAAAAGAGGTGTGCGCTTTAACATTCCAAAACTTCTCCCTTTTAATTCTCTCTATTGCTTAAGGTTAGCTCTTGCAGTTGAAAAAGAGCGTCAAGTTGAGTTGATTAATCTTCTTTTTGAAGCAACCTGGGTTCAGTCATTGGATATGGAAGATGAGGATGTTCTTCTAACTCTCTTATTAGAAAACCAATTTGATGGTCAAGCTCTGATGGATAAAGTTACTGATAAAGAAATAAGAAGAGAATTGAAGACGAATGTTAATGAGGCCAAAAAGAGTGGGGCCTTCGGTGTTCCTACATTCATTGTTGGCGATGAACTCTTTTGGGGGGATGATTCAAAGGCGGATCTTGAACTGCATCTTTTTAATAATGATCTTTACAATAAAAACCAATATCAACAATTTGTAACAAATTATCCCTTTAGAGGGGAAAAGGAATGA
- a CDS encoding serine/threonine protein kinase, with amino-acid sequence MSNNMWGNKETKFFYQLSPDNVLSALENLGLKTTGRCLALNSMENRVYEIELDTPYPYLEQKIDHIVAKFYRPGRWSKEQILDEHKFILELFEQEIPVIAPIEIDGTSLFYDEVTNLYFCFYPRKRGRTLGELTDDQYAQIGRLLGRIHNIGQRETAEHRLHLDIETYGRSNLSHLISNNLTPDEFKPHLEVIANQIFDLSQKHFNNIKTIRLHGDCHMGNLIWREEEGMSIVDFDDMVMGAAVQDFWLLLPAEGEEAIEKREQLLRGYEMFREFDRRELNLIEIYRALRYIHYTTWVVRRFEDPSFQNAFAHFKTPHYWQTLIQDLRVQQQKIQSIVTYDYWM; translated from the coding sequence ATGAGTAATAATATGTGGGGAAACAAAGAGACCAAGTTTTTCTATCAACTTTCCCCTGATAATGTTCTTAGTGCACTTGAAAATCTAGGGCTTAAAACAACAGGTCGCTGCCTTGCACTCAATAGTATGGAGAATCGTGTTTATGAAATTGAACTCGACACACCCTATCCTTATCTAGAGCAAAAAATAGATCATATTGTTGCAAAATTCTATCGTCCCGGTAGATGGAGCAAAGAGCAAATTCTTGATGAGCATAAATTTATTCTCGAACTTTTCGAACAAGAGATTCCTGTTATTGCTCCTATTGAAATAGATGGGACATCTCTATTTTACGATGAAGTAACGAATCTCTATTTCTGCTTCTACCCTAGAAAGAGAGGGAGAACCCTTGGCGAGTTAACAGATGACCAATATGCTCAAATTGGAAGACTCCTTGGAAGAATTCATAATATTGGACAGAGAGAAACTGCTGAGCATAGACTCCATCTAGATATCGAAACTTATGGAAGAAGCAATCTATCTCACCTGATCTCTAACAATCTAACTCCTGATGAATTTAAACCTCATTTAGAAGTAATTGCTAATCAAATTTTTGATTTATCGCAAAAGCATTTTAACAATATTAAAACAATTCGACTCCATGGAGACTGCCACATGGGAAATCTCATTTGGCGCGAAGAAGAAGGTATGTCCATCGTAGACTTTGATGACATGGTGATGGGTGCCGCTGTTCAAGACTTTTGGTTACTTCTACCTGCTGAAGGAGAAGAGGCCATTGAAAAAAGAGAGCAGCTTCTTAGAGGCTATGAGATGTTTCGTGAATTTGATCGAAGAGAACTCAATCTGATTGAAATTTATCGCGCCCTTCGCTACATTCACTACACAACATGGGTCGTAAGAAGGTTTGAAGATCCTTCTTTTCAAAATGCGTTTGCCCACTTTAAAACACCACATTACTGGCAAACACTGATTCAAGACTTGAGAGTTCAGCAACAAAAGATTCAATCAATTGTCACTTATGACTATTGGATGTAG
- a CDS encoding peptidylprolyl isomerase, producing MKNFMILMSLIFSLNTLARTQVVMETNFGNIEIELYDKKSPKTVENFLKYTDSKFYDGTIFHRVIDNFMIQGGGFTPSLERKKTLDPIVNEASNKIGNETGTIAMARTPNPNSATSQFFINVRNNSNLNYAGPGQEGYAVFGRVIKGMSVVNRIKKVRTMSNGNMRNLPSENVVIKKVYRKATKS from the coding sequence ATGAAGAATTTTATGATTTTAATGTCTCTCATTTTTTCATTAAACACACTTGCAAGAACTCAAGTTGTTATGGAAACAAATTTTGGTAATATTGAAATTGAACTCTATGATAAAAAATCTCCTAAAACAGTAGAAAACTTTCTTAAGTATACGGACTCTAAATTCTATGATGGAACAATCTTTCATAGAGTCATTGATAATTTTATGATTCAAGGTGGAGGCTTTACTCCAAGTTTAGAGAGAAAAAAGACACTTGATCCAATCGTAAATGAGGCGAGTAATAAAATTGGAAATGAAACGGGAACAATTGCCATGGCAAGAACTCCAAATCCAAATTCGGCCACAAGTCAGTTCTTTATTAACGTGAGAAATAACTCTAACTTAAATTATGCAGGTCCTGGTCAAGAGGGGTATGCTGTTTTTGGTCGCGTTATTAAGGGGATGAGTGTCGTTAATAGAATTAAAAAGGTAAGAACAATGAGCAATGGAAATATGAGAAATCTTCCATCTGAAAATGTTGTTATCAAAAAAGTATATAGAAAAGCGACAAAGTCTTAG
- a CDS encoding barstar family protein — protein sequence MKRELELTGATILSLEDFHEEIAKLLSFPHYYDKTLDGLWDCLNSYIDPRIKLNWTNHDISKDHMGYDFQRVVDVLQSSASNLEEFEFYLN from the coding sequence ATGAAAAGAGAACTCGAGCTAACAGGTGCGACAATTCTATCCCTAGAAGATTTCCATGAAGAAATAGCAAAGCTTCTAAGCTTTCCCCACTACTACGACAAAACTCTCGACGGACTTTGGGACTGCCTCAATAGCTATATCGACCCAAGAATAAAGCTGAATTGGACCAATCACGATATTAGTAAAGACCATATGGGATATGACTTTCAAAGAGTCGTTGATGTATTACAAAGTAGTGCAAGCAATCTCGAAGAGTTTGAATTCTATTTAAACTAA
- the cmoA gene encoding carboxy-S-adenosyl-L-methionine synthase CmoA: protein MSRDEVFRTKLRTIKGFEFNQQVADVFDDMVSRSIPFYDEIHRIILDLIDRGLKNKGKIYDLGCSTGTTFALIDGHLKSKNEQTPKYFGIDMSAPMLEKAKTKLEKHGVENFELRDEDVCETEISDASMVVMNYTLQFIEKSQRLELLKKIYNNLEEGGLFVLSEKLLCREEGINDLITDLYYDFKRRNGYSELEISQKREALENVLVPLSPDEQLQLLKDAGFKKVDIIFRWYNFASYVGIK from the coding sequence ATGAGCAGAGACGAAGTATTTAGAACGAAATTAAGAACTATTAAAGGTTTTGAGTTTAATCAACAAGTTGCCGATGTTTTCGACGATATGGTTTCGCGATCAATTCCTTTTTACGATGAAATTCACCGAATAATTCTCGACCTTATCGATCGGGGATTAAAAAATAAAGGTAAAATTTATGATCTAGGTTGTTCAACGGGAACAACTTTTGCTCTCATAGATGGCCATTTAAAGAGCAAAAATGAGCAAACACCAAAATATTTTGGTATTGATATGTCTGCACCAATGCTTGAAAAGGCGAAGACAAAACTAGAAAAGCACGGTGTTGAAAACTTCGAACTTAGAGATGAGGATGTCTGTGAAACAGAGATCAGCGATGCTTCTATGGTCGTCATGAACTACACTCTTCAATTCATCGAAAAGTCTCAGCGGTTAGAACTTCTTAAAAAGATTTATAACAATCTCGAAGAAGGCGGTCTCTTCGTTCTAAGTGAAAAATTACTTTGTCGCGAAGAAGGAATTAACGATCTTATTACTGATCTCTATTACGACTTTAAAAGAAGAAATGGTTATTCAGAGCTAGAGATCTCACAAAAGAGAGAGGCACTAGAAAATGTACTCGTCCCTCTTAGCCCAGATGAACAACTTCAACTTTTGAAGGATGCTGGATTTAAAAAAGTCGACATTATTTTTAGATGGTATAACTTTGCCAGTTATGTTGGAATTAAATAA
- a CDS encoding GNAT family N-acetyltransferase, whose product MIIEIHHSFEKISKDSWTKSFKTKNPFCSHEFLQALETEQCLFENTGWYPYYLVAKKDKDSKEILAFMPLYLKVNSYGEYIFDWSWANAYAQYGRDYYPKLTCAIPFSPVSSPKILGDQELLPHFLTFIQSEVTKKSLSSAHLLFVDQTILNHNFPSSWIHRHSMQYHFYNDHYQDFNSFLEQLRKSKRKNIKKERSSLQKEKLNIERLTGEQLSESDGEIFYNFYLKTIDKKNAHPYLTKNFFKKIFKTMKHSILLVRAQRENQSIAQSLFFYDDQKLYGRYWGSNVDIAGLHFELCYYQGIEFTLEKGLHYFEAGAQGEHKIPRGFLPTHTHSLHFIKDREFDRAIQGFCAQEKRELERLFEHLEVLNPFKRA is encoded by the coding sequence ATGATTATTGAAATCCATCACAGCTTCGAGAAGATCTCAAAAGATTCTTGGACAAAGTCCTTTAAGACAAAAAATCCTTTTTGTTCTCATGAGTTTCTTCAGGCCCTTGAAACAGAGCAATGTCTATTTGAAAATACAGGTTGGTACCCCTACTATCTCGTAGCAAAAAAAGATAAAGACTCAAAAGAGATACTTGCTTTTATGCCGCTTTATTTGAAAGTAAACTCCTATGGAGAATATATTTTTGATTGGTCTTGGGCCAATGCCTACGCTCAATATGGAAGAGATTATTATCCTAAGTTAACGTGTGCGATCCCCTTTAGTCCGGTTAGTTCTCCAAAAATCCTTGGCGACCAAGAGCTTCTTCCTCACTTTTTGACCTTCATTCAAAGTGAAGTTACAAAAAAGAGTTTAAGTAGTGCCCATCTATTATTTGTCGATCAGACTATCTTAAACCATAATTTTCCTTCATCTTGGATTCATCGCCATTCCATGCAATATCATTTCTACAATGATCACTATCAAGACTTTAACTCCTTTTTAGAACAACTTAGAAAATCCAAGAGAAAGAATATCAAAAAAGAACGAAGTTCTTTGCAAAAAGAGAAGTTGAATATTGAACGGCTCACAGGAGAGCAACTGAGTGAAAGTGATGGCGAGATTTTTTATAACTTCTACTTGAAAACAATCGACAAAAAAAATGCCCATCCCTATCTGACTAAGAACTTTTTTAAAAAAATCTTTAAAACAATGAAGCACTCCATTCTTCTTGTTCGAGCACAAAGAGAGAACCAATCGATTGCACAATCGCTATTTTTCTACGACGATCAAAAGCTGTATGGTCGCTATTGGGGGTCTAATGTAGACATTGCGGGTCTTCATTTTGAACTTTGTTACTATCAAGGAATTGAATTCACTCTTGAGAAAGGCCTTCACTATTTTGAGGCCGGTGCTCAGGGCGAGCATAAAATACCAAGAGGTTTTTTACCTACTCACACTCATAGCCTACATTTTATAAAAGATAGAGAATTTGATCGTGCGATTCAAGGCTTTTGCGCGCAAGAAAAACGTGAATTAGAGAGATTATTTGAGCATCTAGAAGTACTTAACCCTTTTAAGAGAGCCTAA
- the acnA gene encoding aconitate hydratase AcnA: MSKVKKTLKVGDKNYSYYSLEEAKKLGLGNVDKLPRSLKVLLENLLRKENGQSVTWADAQAINDWANTQKSDHEIAYNPARVVLQDFTGVPAVVDLAAMRDAMNVLGGDAQKINPLVPVDLVIDHSVQVEHFGNKEAFEKNVELEYERNAERYNFLKWGQKAFKNFRVVPPGTGIIHQVNLEYLADVVWTNDENGETFAYPDTCVGTDSHTTMINGLSVLGWGVGGIEAEAAMLGQPVTMLIPEVVGFKMTGKLQEGVTATDLVLNVVEALRKHGVVGKFVEFFGPGMSDLSLADRATLANMAPEYGATCGFFPIDQKTIDYLKLSGRKDETIALVEAYAKEQGLWAEKNDTDPVFTSIVELNLSDVTPCISGPKRPQDKIILDGANKEFTEVIFPKTFGYSPSDLNKEFDVEGEDYKMKHGNVTVAAITSCTNTSNPSVLIAAGLVAKKANELGMKTCPWVKTSLAPGSKVVTDYLVESGLQEHLDALGFNLVGYGCTTCIGNTGPLPAPISKAINENDILATSVLSGNRNFEGRISPDVKANFLASPPLVVAYALAGNLSVNVANESLGKDKDGNDVFLKDIWPSNAEIEQYVNKHISSQMYQKRYSNVFDGDEKWSAVKAPEGELYSWDSSSTYIAHPTFFENIKDGIIDHYEVKDASILALLGDSVTTDHISPAGVIKKDSPAGVWLTERGVKQYDFNSYGSRRGNHNVMMRGTFANIRIKNEMLDGVEGGYTKHIPSGSQLSIYDAAMKYKAEGTELVVIAGKEYGTGSSRDWAAKGTNLQGVKAVVTESFERIHRSNLIGMGVLPLQFPKGVDRKTLGLDGTEKVSIKPVGELAPKQKFQMTVTKADGTTQEVTLDSRVDTLDELNYFKNGGILQYVLRNLNS, translated from the coding sequence ATGAGTAAGGTAAAGAAAACCCTTAAAGTTGGTGATAAGAATTATTCGTATTACTCGCTAGAAGAAGCAAAAAAACTTGGACTCGGAAATGTTGACAAACTACCGAGGTCATTAAAAGTTCTTTTAGAAAATCTACTTAGAAAAGAGAATGGGCAAAGTGTAACTTGGGCCGATGCACAGGCAATAAATGATTGGGCCAATACTCAAAAATCTGATCATGAGATTGCATATAATCCAGCAAGAGTTGTTCTTCAAGACTTCACTGGTGTTCCTGCAGTTGTTGATCTCGCTGCCATGAGAGATGCTATGAATGTTTTGGGTGGAGATGCTCAGAAGATTAATCCTCTCGTTCCTGTGGATCTCGTTATTGATCACTCTGTTCAGGTTGAGCATTTTGGGAATAAAGAAGCTTTTGAAAAAAACGTAGAACTTGAATATGAAAGAAATGCTGAAAGATACAACTTCCTTAAGTGGGGGCAAAAAGCATTTAAAAATTTTCGCGTGGTTCCTCCAGGAACGGGAATTATTCACCAAGTAAATCTTGAGTACTTAGCAGATGTCGTTTGGACTAACGATGAAAATGGTGAAACTTTCGCTTATCCTGATACATGCGTTGGAACAGATTCCCATACAACAATGATTAATGGACTCTCTGTTTTAGGCTGGGGAGTTGGTGGTATCGAAGCTGAGGCGGCCATGCTTGGGCAACCTGTTACGATGCTTATTCCAGAAGTTGTTGGTTTTAAAATGACAGGGAAATTACAAGAAGGTGTCACTGCAACAGACCTCGTATTAAATGTTGTAGAAGCACTTCGTAAACACGGTGTTGTTGGTAAGTTTGTCGAGTTCTTTGGTCCAGGTATGAGTGATCTCTCCCTGGCCGATAGAGCGACTCTAGCGAATATGGCCCCTGAATACGGAGCTACTTGTGGCTTCTTTCCAATCGATCAAAAGACAATTGATTATTTAAAGCTTTCTGGTCGTAAGGACGAGACGATCGCTCTGGTTGAAGCCTATGCGAAAGAGCAAGGCCTTTGGGCCGAAAAAAATGATACAGACCCTGTTTTTACAAGTATTGTTGAACTTAATCTCTCAGATGTGACGCCTTGTATTTCTGGTCCGAAGCGCCCACAAGATAAAATTATTCTCGATGGTGCGAATAAAGAATTTACAGAAGTGATTTTTCCAAAAACTTTTGGTTATTCGCCATCTGATTTAAACAAAGAGTTTGATGTCGAAGGTGAAGATTACAAAATGAAACACGGTAACGTTACAGTTGCTGCCATTACTTCTTGTACAAATACTTCTAACCCCTCTGTACTTATCGCTGCTGGACTAGTTGCTAAAAAAGCAAATGAACTGGGAATGAAGACTTGTCCATGGGTAAAAACATCTCTGGCCCCTGGTTCTAAAGTTGTTACAGATTATCTCGTTGAATCAGGTCTTCAGGAGCACCTTGATGCTCTTGGATTTAACCTCGTTGGTTATGGCTGTACGACGTGTATTGGTAACACTGGACCGCTTCCGGCTCCAATCTCTAAAGCAATTAATGAGAATGATATTCTTGCAACATCTGTTTTATCGGGAAATAGAAATTTCGAAGGAAGGATCTCACCCGATGTGAAGGCCAATTTTTTGGCCTCTCCACCGCTTGTTGTTGCCTATGCTCTAGCGGGAAATCTCAGTGTTAACGTTGCAAATGAATCACTTGGAAAGGATAAAGATGGTAATGATGTCTTTTTAAAAGACATTTGGCCAAGTAACGCTGAAATTGAACAATATGTTAACAAGCACATCTCTTCTCAAATGTATCAAAAACGCTATTCAAATGTTTTTGATGGTGATGAAAAGTGGAGTGCAGTTAAGGCTCCTGAAGGCGAGTTATACTCATGGGATTCAAGCTCTACCTACATTGCCCATCCAACATTTTTTGAAAATATTAAAGATGGAATCATCGATCATTATGAAGTTAAAGATGCAAGTATTCTTGCTCTACTTGGCGATTCGGTAACAACCGACCATATTTCACCAGCTGGTGTAATTAAAAAAGATTCTCCGGCAGGCGTGTGGTTAACTGAAAGAGGTGTAAAACAATACGATTTCAACTCTTACGGTTCTCGTCGAGGTAACCATAACGTCATGATGAGAGGGACTTTTGCCAATATTCGTATAAAAAATGAAATGCTCGATGGTGTAGAGGGTGGTTATACAAAACATATCCCATCAGGCTCACAATTATCTATTTACGATGCGGCGATGAAGTATAAGGCCGAAGGGACAGAGCTAGTTGTTATTGCCGGAAAGGAATACGGAACAGGATCATCGAGAGACTGGGCGGCCAAGGGAACAAACCTTCAAGGTGTTAAGGCGGTTGTAACAGAATCATTTGAGCGAATTCACAGATCAAACCTTATTGGAATGGGAGTTCTCCCTCTTCAATTTCCAAAAGGAGTCGACAGAAAAACTCTTGGATTAGATGGTACTGAAAAAGTGAGTATTAAGCCCGTCGGTGAACTTGCGCCTAAGCAGAAGTTTCAAATGACTGTGACAAAAGCGGATGGAACAACACAGGAAGTTACACTAGATTCTCGAGTAGATACTCTCGATGAATTGAATTACTTTAAAAATGGTGGAATCCTTCAATACGTTCTTCGTAATCTAAATTCATAA
- the cmoB gene encoding tRNA 5-methoxyuridine(34)/uridine 5-oxyacetic acid(34) synthase CmoB — MKLSYLDLDSKFINKEKLLALKDERDTWIDRPSNKEYKDLLNNLPKLKAKFSDFENSEITLGHEDEIPCEQREEILSQAKALIPWRKGPFRLFGELIDAEWRSDFKWERLEKSLGSLKDKKVLDIGCNNGYFMFRMAAQNPELVLGIDPVVHNLAQFEFINHFSQLDNLKFELFGVEHLTYFRNYWDTIFSMGILYHHRHPMEQLIQMREALAPEGQLILETIGIPGDETVALFPEDKYAKMRNVWFLPTLSCLKNWANRAGFIDIEVLSVQETTFDEQRLTKWCPPPHQSLQDFLDQDDPTKTVEGYPAPVRFCLKMKKKKGPLLGVE; from the coding sequence ATGAAATTATCCTATTTAGATCTTGATTCGAAATTCATTAATAAAGAGAAACTTCTCGCTTTAAAAGACGAACGAGACACTTGGATCGATCGTCCTTCAAATAAAGAATACAAAGACCTTTTAAATAATCTCCCAAAATTAAAGGCCAAGTTCAGCGATTTTGAAAATAGTGAAATCACTCTTGGTCATGAAGATGAGATTCCTTGTGAACAAAGAGAAGAAATCCTCTCGCAGGCCAAGGCGCTCATTCCTTGGAGAAAAGGACCTTTTCGCCTCTTTGGAGAATTGATTGATGCTGAATGGAGAAGTGATTTTAAGTGGGAAAGACTCGAAAAAAGTCTTGGAAGCTTAAAAGATAAGAAAGTTCTCGATATAGGCTGTAATAATGGTTACTTCATGTTTAGAATGGCCGCTCAAAATCCTGAACTCGTTTTAGGAATTGACCCTGTCGTTCACAACCTAGCTCAATTTGAATTTATCAATCACTTCAGCCAATTAGATAATTTAAAATTTGAACTCTTTGGAGTTGAACATCTCACTTATTTTAGAAATTATTGGGATACGATATTCTCAATGGGAATACTCTATCACCACCGCCACCCGATGGAACAACTTATTCAAATGAGAGAAGCCCTCGCTCCGGAAGGCCAATTGATTCTTGAAACAATTGGTATACCAGGAGATGAAACAGTGGCGCTTTTTCCTGAAGATAAATATGCCAAGATGAGAAATGTTTGGTTTCTCCCTACTCTATCCTGCTTAAAGAATTGGGCCAATAGAGCGGGCTTTATTGATATTGAAGTTCTCTCTGTTCAAGAGACTACTTTTGATGAGCAAAGATTGACCAAATGGTGTCCACCTCCTCATCAATCTCTTCAAGACTTTCTCGACCAAGACGATCCAACAAAGACAGTTGAAGGTTACCCAGCACCAGTGAGATTTTGCCTGAAGATGAAAAAGAAAAAAGGACCTCTTCTTGGAGTAGAATGA